The proteins below come from a single Chryseobacterium sp. MA9 genomic window:
- a CDS encoding DUF4197 family protein, translated as MKKYIIAAALIIGTGAVITTSVQSCTTLATSDMGLSIIKRILLNGIDKGMGIYGNKEAFLQNNMVDKALPKELRDINSMLEKVAPSLVAKERDYIAQAAAYTVNTSKPILEGAVNSLNAQDVTRIMQGTTATQVLKEKTSQQLIAAIAPKVDEKLNEYGIVKTINTALSGSNFLGSLLGGNKNTVNSGGLSQLASEQLVNGLFNIIEDYEHQNSKSLLGPFGK; from the coding sequence ATGAAAAAATATATCATTGCAGCCGCTCTTATAATAGGAACCGGTGCTGTTATTACCACCAGTGTACAATCATGTACAACATTGGCCACATCAGACATGGGGCTTTCTATTATTAAAAGAATTCTGCTTAATGGTATTGATAAAGGAATGGGTATCTACGGAAACAAGGAGGCCTTTCTGCAGAATAATATGGTAGACAAAGCACTTCCCAAAGAGCTAAGAGACATCAACTCTATGCTGGAAAAGGTTGCTCCGTCTTTAGTTGCTAAAGAAAGAGATTATATTGCACAGGCAGCAGCTTATACGGTAAATACTTCAAAACCTATTCTGGAGGGTGCCGTCAACAGCCTAAACGCTCAGGATGTAACGAGAATCATGCAGGGAACTACTGCCACACAGGTTCTGAAAGAAAAAACATCCCAGCAGCTTATTGCCGCAATCGCTCCCAAAGTAGATGAGAAACTGAATGAATACGGGATTGTAAAAACCATCAACACTGCTTTGTCGGGAAGCAATTTTCTGGGCAGTCTTTTAGGCGGAAATAAAAACACAGTCAATTCAGGTGGATTAAGCCAGCTGGCGTCTGAACAATTGGTAAATGGGTTATTCAATATCATTGAAGATTACGAGCATCAGAACTCCAAATCTCTCCTGGGACCATTTGGAAAATAG
- a CDS encoding DUF493 family protein has product MDILQGNQHANPEDFYKSLKDKLEDHHDFPEDYLFKFIIPTDQSKLTEIYRVFDGIKFTLGNRESKNGKYTACNINAFVLDADQVVHIYKEVAKIEGVILL; this is encoded by the coding sequence ATGGATATATTACAAGGAAATCAACACGCAAATCCTGAAGATTTTTACAAGTCTTTAAAGGATAAACTGGAGGATCATCATGATTTTCCGGAAGATTATTTATTTAAATTTATTATTCCTACAGACCAGTCAAAGCTTACTGAAATATACAGAGTTTTTGACGGCATTAAATTTACACTGGGAAACCGCGAAAGTAAAAATGGAAAATACACTGCCTGCAACATCAATGCATTTGTTTTGGATGCGGATCAGGTTGTGCATATTTATAAAGAAGTAGCAAAAATAGAAGGCGTTATTCTATTGTAA
- a CDS encoding ArsC/Spx/MgsR family protein — MVVKVLHNGNCSKSNAVLEYLDENGVPFEIINIVEDPLSILEIRTVLKKLNQSVFHIIRKTDKLYIENYADKNYSEEEWLKILSENPSLIQRPILVKGSVAMLGRPIENVKFFIEK; from the coding sequence ATGGTAGTTAAAGTTTTACATAACGGAAACTGTTCAAAGTCAAATGCCGTACTCGAGTATCTTGACGAAAATGGAGTGCCTTTTGAGATCATTAATATCGTTGAAGATCCGCTAAGTATTCTTGAAATCAGAACCGTATTGAAAAAGCTTAACCAAAGTGTTTTTCATATCATCCGCAAAACAGATAAGTTGTATATTGAGAACTATGCAGATAAAAATTATTCGGAAGAAGAATGGCTGAAGATTCTCTCTGAAAATCCGTCTCTGATACAAAGGCCAATCCTGGTGAAAGGCTCTGTTGCCATGTTGGGAAGGCCAATTGAAAATGTAAAATTCTTTATTGAAAAATAA